A window of Ruminococcus champanellensis 18P13 = JCM 17042 contains these coding sequences:
- the pyrB gene encoding aspartate carbamoyltransferase: MEASYQHLIDLNDYPVSWWNQIVALGADIKEHPQRYTHACVGKVMATLFYEPSTRTQMSFQAAMIRLGGSIIGFDNPATSSVSKGESLKDTTKIVSNYADILIIRHPMAGAAKAAALTTDCPVINAGDGGHLHPTQTLTDLLTLRVEKGRLDGLTVGLCGDLLNGRTVHSLCKALSCYKNNHFVLISTPELRLPFYVKDIIKANGGTFTEVSSLDQVIGSLDVLYMTRIQQERFTSEEAYLAQKDTYVLDAKKMSRARPDMIVLHPLPRVDEITVEVDQDPRAMYFKQAHYGMYVRMALIMTMLENQNPSRLLKGKVHKGVCCKNPSCITQQEHYLPKSFRGEGTTLECEYCDERLLLEH, translated from the coding sequence ATGGAAGCAAGCTATCAGCATCTGATCGACCTGAACGATTACCCGGTTTCCTGGTGGAACCAGATCGTGGCACTGGGAGCGGATATCAAGGAGCATCCCCAGCGGTACACCCATGCCTGTGTGGGAAAGGTCATGGCAACCCTGTTCTACGAGCCCTCCACCCGAACCCAGATGTCCTTCCAGGCTGCCATGATCCGGCTGGGAGGCAGCATCATCGGCTTTGACAATCCGGCCACCTCCTCTGTATCCAAAGGGGAAAGCCTGAAGGATACCACCAAGATCGTCAGCAACTATGCGGATATTCTCATCATCCGCCACCCTATGGCAGGAGCGGCAAAGGCAGCAGCTCTCACCACAGACTGCCCGGTCATCAACGCCGGTGACGGGGGGCATCTCCACCCCACCCAGACTCTGACGGATCTGCTGACTCTCCGGGTGGAAAAGGGCAGACTGGATGGACTTACCGTGGGGCTGTGCGGAGATCTGCTCAACGGCAGAACCGTGCACTCCCTGTGCAAGGCGCTGAGCTGCTACAAAAACAACCACTTTGTGCTGATCTCCACCCCGGAGCTGCGGCTCCCCTTCTATGTTAAGGACATCATCAAGGCAAACGGCGGCACCTTTACCGAGGTCAGCTCCCTGGACCAGGTGATCGGCTCTCTGGACGTGCTGTACATGACCCGGATCCAGCAGGAGCGCTTCACCAGCGAGGAAGCATACCTTGCCCAGAAGGATACATATGTGCTGGATGCCAAGAAAATGAGCCGTGCCCGTCCGGATATGATCGTGCTGCATCCCCTGCCCCGGGTGGACGAGATCACCGTAGAGGTGGATCAGGATCCCCGTGCCATGTACTTCAAGCAGGCACACTACGGCATGTATGTGCGCATGGCGCTGATCATGACCATGCTGGAAAACCAGAATCCCTCCCGACTCCTCAAGGGCAAGGTACACAAGGGCGTATGCTGCAAGAATCCCAGCTGTATCACCCAGCAGGAACACTATCTGCCCAAGAGCTTCCGGGGCGAGGGCACTACACTGGAATGTGAATACTGTGACGAGCGCCTGCTGCTGGAGCACTGA
- a CDS encoding HD domain-containing protein has translation MATVVTYKYIKQKPDIMTYIRRADQALASLGFTEHSFPHVEKVAEVAAMILTELGYDQRTAELARIAGIMHDIGNVINRTDHAQSGAVMAFRLLDKLSMPAEEICSIVSAIGNHDEATAQPLDPISAALIIADKTDVRRSRVRNADLLTFDIHDRVNYAVEHADLTFSPDKSTLLLDLQIDTKLSSVLEYFEIFLERMLLCKRACTFLNVRFSMLVNGTSVL, from the coding sequence ATGGCAACCGTTGTCACATACAAATACATCAAGCAAAAACCGGACATTATGACCTACATCCGCCGGGCGGATCAGGCTCTGGCAAGCCTGGGGTTTACGGAGCATTCCTTCCCCCATGTGGAAAAGGTGGCGGAGGTTGCCGCCATGATTCTGACAGAGCTGGGCTATGACCAGCGGACGGCGGAGCTTGCCCGGATCGCCGGGATCATGCATGATATCGGCAACGTGATCAACCGGACGGATCATGCCCAGAGCGGTGCCGTCATGGCGTTCCGTCTGCTGGATAAGCTGAGTATGCCGGCGGAGGAGATCTGCTCCATTGTATCCGCCATCGGCAACCACGATGAAGCCACCGCCCAGCCCCTGGACCCCATTTCTGCGGCGCTGATCATTGCAGACAAAACCGACGTGCGCCGGAGCCGGGTGCGGAATGCAGATCTGCTCACCTTTGATATCCACGACCGGGTGAATTACGCCGTAGAGCATGCAGACCTGACCTTCTCCCCGGATAAATCCACCCTGCTGCTGGATCTACAAATCGACACCAAGCTGTCCTCGGTGCTGGAATACTTCGAGATCTTCCTGGAGCGGATGCTCCTGTGCAAGCGTGCATGCACCTTTCTGAATGTGCGCTTTTCAATGCTGGTCAACGGGACAAGCGTCCTGTAG